A region of the Candidatus Methylomirabilota bacterium genome:
TCAGATCGGCCGTGCGCATCCCCGGATCCCGGACCGGTCTACTTCTTGAGCAGCCCGCCCTTGGTCATCAAGTCGCGGTGGAGCTGTTCGGCTTCGCCGAGCCACTTCACGAGCTCGGGACCCGTCTCCCAGGCCGGCTTGAGCGCCCCCTGGTTGAGATAGTCCTTGAACTCGGGGGTCTCGTAGACCTTCTTGAGCATCGCCTGATACCACTCGAGCGCGTCCTTGGGCATGTCCGGCGGCCCGAAGATGCCCCGCAGCATCAGGTAGCTGATGTCGGCGCCGACCGCTTCCTTGACGGTGGGAATATCCTTCCACTCCGGGACCGCGATGCGCCCGGTGTCGAACACCGCCAGTGGCCGGACTCGCCCGGCCTTCCAGTGACTCGCGCACTCGATCGGGTTGTTCACGGTGGAGTCCACGTGCTTGCCGACCAGGTTCACGCAGACCTCGCCGCCGCCCTTGAAGGGCACGTAGGTGAACTTCGCGCCGGTGGCCTGCTCGAGCTGGATCGTGAGGATCTGATCTTCCTGAGCCGAGCCGGTCCCGCCCATCTTCATCCGGTCCCCGCCCGACCGCTCCTTGACCGCGGCCACGTACTCCTTGGCCGTCTTGTACGGCGTCTCCGCGTTGACCCACAGGATGAACTCATCGA
Encoded here:
- a CDS encoding tripartite tricarboxylate transporter substrate binding protein; translated protein: MYLHWRRIAALIPALVAVVFLCSPADAAWEPTKPIEFVIPAGTGGGADQMARLIAGIVEKHKLSPRPIIVVNKSGGAGAEGFLHVKGKKGDGHTMIITLSNLFTTPLHTGVPFSWKDLTPMARLALDEFILWVNAETPYKTAKEYVAAVKERSGGDRMKMGGTGSAQEDQILTIQLEQATGAKFTYVPFKGGGEVCVNLVGKHVDSTVNNPIECASHWKAGRVRPLAVFDTGRIAVPEWKDIPTVKEAVGADISYLMLRGIFGPPDMPKDALEWYQAMLKKVYETPEFKDYLNQGALKPAWETGPELVKWLGEAEQLHRDLMTKGGLLKK